The Patescibacteria group bacterium genome window below encodes:
- the der gene encoding ribosome biogenesis GTPase Der, translating into MKKYKEGDLPLVVIFGRTNVGKSTLFNTLAEKKQALISDIPGTTRDSNLAIGEWRGRKFELVDTGGFMNFDYLSKKKIQAETIDEMVQKQAGDYIRRADVILFVVDSKDGLLPQDKIMAQILKRITSQRKSVTMLIANKADSQKQRLAIGDFFSLGFKEVYPVSAATGAGTGDMLDEILKHFKEEIKENDEEEEEDYEEEKEEEQDDDNYDNKEEGEENEKDKKDNDNKKGSSKKKKDKDEEEIIRICLLGKPNVGKSSLLNAMVGYERVLVSAIPHTTREPQSTIFEYNGQIIECVDTAGISRHGHKQNNLEKFSMAKSLASLKKANLALLILDINEPITKQDARLTEEIISKQKGLIIVANKWDTVEERETKKYIAHIHRELPFATYAPIQFVSAKNRSKIDHLFDLITEVYKARHTQLSASQLEWLMKTAVKKHRPTKGHGTKYPRLYEFSQSGVNPPTFVVRIGARESLADTYLRFLENQLRANFGFAGTPISIWVKKGRDVHGAHDS; encoded by the coding sequence ATGAAAAAATACAAAGAAGGCGATCTGCCTCTGGTTGTTATCTTCGGACGAACTAATGTTGGCAAGTCTACTCTTTTTAATACTTTGGCAGAAAAAAAACAGGCCCTTATTTCAGATATCCCAGGCACCACTAGAGACAGTAATCTAGCCATAGGTGAATGGCGAGGACGAAAATTTGAACTGGTGGACACCGGTGGTTTTATGAACTTTGATTACTTAAGTAAAAAAAAGATTCAAGCAGAAACTATTGATGAAATGGTCCAAAAACAAGCCGGAGACTATATTCGTCGCGCTGATGTTATCTTGTTTGTAGTAGACAGTAAAGACGGTCTTTTACCGCAAGACAAAATTATGGCACAAATCCTTAAAAGGATAACCTCACAAAGAAAAAGTGTCACTATGTTAATAGCTAACAAAGCGGACAGTCAAAAACAAAGGTTAGCGATTGGGGATTTCTTCTCTTTGGGCTTTAAAGAGGTCTACCCAGTTTCAGCCGCCACAGGTGCAGGTACTGGAGATATGTTAGATGAAATCTTAAAACACTTTAAGGAGGAAATAAAAGAAAATGACGAAGAAGAGGAAGAAGATTACGAAGAAGAGAAGGAGGAGGAACAGGATGATGATAATTATGATAATAAGGAAGAGGGTGAAGAAAATGAAAAAGACAAGAAGGATAATGATAACAAAAAAGGAAGCTCTAAAAAGAAAAAAGATAAAGACGAAGAAGAGATTATTAGAATTTGTCTTTTGGGTAAGCCCAATGTTGGGAAATCCAGTCTTTTAAACGCCATGGTGGGATACGAAAGAGTTTTGGTTAGCGCTATTCCTCATACCACCAGGGAACCGCAATCAACAATCTTTGAATATAACGGGCAAATTATTGAATGTGTAGACACTGCCGGTATTAGTAGACACGGACATAAACAAAATAATCTAGAGAAGTTCAGTATGGCTAAAAGCTTGGCTTCTCTTAAAAAAGCCAATTTAGCTCTTTTAATACTGGATATTAATGAACCAATCACCAAACAAGATGCTAGACTAACTGAAGAAATAATCAGTAAACAAAAGGGTTTAATTATTGTTGCTAATAAATGGGACACTGTTGAAGAAAGAGAGACCAAAAAATATATTGCCCATATTCATCGAGAACTACCCTTTGCAACTTACGCACCTATCCAATTTGTTTCCGCCAAAAATAGATCTAAAATAGATCATCTTTTTGACCTCATAACCGAAGTATATAAAGCTCGCCATACCCAATTAAGCGCTTCTCAACTGGAGTGGTTAATGAAGACCGCTGTTAAGAAACATCGCCCTACCAAAGGACATGGTACCAAATACCCCCGCCTTTATGAGTTCTCCCAAAGCGGTGTTAATCCCCCCACCTTTGTGGTAAGGATCGGAGCTAGAGAAAGTTTGGCAGATACCTACCTGCGCTTTTTGGAAAACCAACTTCGTGCCAATTTCGGTTTTGCCGGCACCCCGATTTCCATTTGGGTTAAAAAAGGCAGAGATGTGCATGGAGCACATGATAGTTAA
- a CDS encoding MBL fold metallo-hydrolase, whose translation MQIVKINHSCFKLQAKHENDIVTVVTDPFKPEKVGLKLPKLEADIVTISHDHDDHNNVAAVIGNPFVISGPGEYEVKGVFIEGVSSYHDSSEGAERGKNVMYRIELEGISITHLGDLGCELDNSQLEKLEGTDILIIPVGGVYTINAQTAVKVINQIEPRLVIPMHYHVSGLKLSKNLDPLDNFLKAIAVKPRYEEKLKIVRKDLPQDGMDLVVLN comes from the coding sequence ATGCAAATTGTAAAAATCAATCACTCCTGTTTTAAACTCCAAGCTAAACATGAAAATGATATTGTAACGGTAGTTACCGATCCTTTTAAGCCTGAGAAGGTTGGTTTAAAGTTACCTAAGCTTGAAGCAGATATAGTTACTATTAGTCATGATCACGATGATCATAATAATGTGGCGGCTGTTATTGGTAATCCTTTTGTTATTAGTGGTCCGGGAGAGTATGAGGTTAAGGGTGTCTTTATTGAAGGAGTTAGCTCTTATCACGATTCTTCGGAAGGAGCGGAGCGTGGTAAAAATGTTATGTATAGAATAGAGCTTGAGGGAATTTCCATTACCCACCTGGGAGATTTGGGTTGTGAGTTAGATAATTCACAACTTGAAAAACTTGAAGGTACTGATATTTTAATTATTCCCGTAGGCGGAGTTTATACCATTAATGCCCAAACCGCCGTTAAGGTAATTAACCAAATTGAACCAAGATTAGTTATTCCCATGCATTATCATGTAAGCGGTTTAAAATTATCTAAAAATTTGGATCCCTTGGATAATTTCTTAAAAGCTATTGCTGTTAAACCTCGTTATGAAGAAAAATTAAAAATTGTTAGAAAAGATTTACCGCAAGATGGTATGGATTTAGTAGTACTTAATTAA
- a CDS encoding polyribonucleotide nucleotidyltransferase translates to MSKEKVFSGEWLGRTLTFKTGRLAQQADAAVTVQYGDTVILATVVKGKEVRDGIDYFPLMVDLEERFYAAGFIKGSRWIKREGRPTDEAVLSGRMIDRSVRPLFNQNSRRDVQLVITVLSVDQENDYDVISLVGASAALALSGVDWQGPIGGVRVGRVNQEFVFNPTYKERLESDFDLIVSGTTDRVLMIEAEGQEISEDDMFEAIAAGQKEMSPVIDLINKMCSELGIKKDEKEEKAKLDEAKETVFAEAQNWLKDNVDRLLFDKIYYTKGERKAAVFAIKEGLSEYLLGKGFETLLISAAVKSLVEPSVEEAVTRGILDRQQRVDGRSLNEIRALEADVDMLPRNHGAALFSRGETQVMSIVTLGAPGDEQSLEGLEGQSKKRYIHHYNFASFSVGEARPNRGPGRREVGHGALAEKAVVPLLPSKEEFPYTIRVVSETLSSNGSSSMASACASSLALFDAGVPLKKAVAGIAMGLASVPDMSRWEVLTDLQDLEDGQGGMDFKITGTQDGITAIQLDTKTIGLDMEIVKKTLIQGREARLKILEVMNAAIDKPRAELSKYAPRIVSMQIHPDKIREVIGSGGKVINEIIDVCGVSIDIEDSGLVMVCGTDSEGVKKALDWINNIVRDLSVGEVFTGKVVRMLDFGAFVEVLPGRDGMVHVSEMAPYRVSRPSDFLELGDAVTVKIKEIDEQGRVNLTMKGLEENNSLWTEEKGKQEGNESFDRNSSRPSHRNGPRRPRF, encoded by the coding sequence ATGTCCAAAGAAAAAGTTTTTAGCGGCGAATGGCTAGGCCGGACGCTGACTTTTAAGACCGGGCGCTTAGCCCAACAGGCTGACGCGGCTGTTACCGTCCAATACGGGGACACCGTAATTTTAGCTACCGTAGTTAAGGGTAAGGAAGTTAGGGATGGTATTGATTACTTTCCTTTAATGGTGGATCTTGAAGAAAGATTTTACGCCGCCGGCTTTATTAAGGGTTCTCGTTGGATTAAACGAGAAGGTCGCCCGACTGATGAAGCGGTTTTAAGCGGACGCATGATAGACCGTTCGGTTCGTCCTTTATTTAACCAAAATTCCAGAAGAGACGTTCAGTTGGTAATTACGGTTTTATCTGTTGACCAGGAAAATGATTATGATGTTATTTCTCTAGTGGGTGCTTCGGCTGCCTTGGCTTTATCTGGTGTAGATTGGCAGGGACCAATTGGCGGAGTTAGGGTTGGTAGAGTTAACCAAGAATTTGTCTTTAACCCAACTTATAAGGAAAGACTGGAAAGCGATTTTGATTTAATAGTTTCCGGTACGACGGATAGAGTTTTAATGATTGAAGCCGAAGGCCAAGAGATTTCCGAAGATGATATGTTTGAGGCTATTGCTGCCGGACAAAAAGAAATGTCGCCGGTAATTGATTTGATTAATAAAATGTGCAGTGAACTTGGTATTAAAAAAGATGAGAAGGAGGAAAAAGCTAAATTAGATGAAGCTAAAGAAACAGTTTTTGCTGAAGCCCAAAATTGGTTAAAGGATAATGTAGATCGTCTTTTGTTTGATAAAATCTATTACACTAAGGGCGAAAGAAAAGCTGCTGTTTTTGCCATTAAAGAAGGGTTATCTGAATATCTTTTAGGTAAAGGTTTTGAAACTCTTTTAATTAGCGCGGCAGTTAAGAGTTTGGTTGAGCCTTCGGTTGAAGAAGCAGTAACTAGAGGTATTTTAGATCGTCAACAACGAGTGGATGGTCGTTCACTTAATGAAATAAGAGCGCTGGAAGCTGATGTAGACATGTTACCACGTAATCATGGAGCAGCCCTTTTTTCTCGCGGAGAAACCCAGGTTATGTCAATTGTTACTTTGGGTGCACCCGGTGATGAGCAGTCTTTGGAGGGCCTTGAGGGGCAAAGTAAAAAAAGATATATTCATCATTACAATTTTGCATCTTTCTCGGTTGGCGAAGCCAGACCCAATCGTGGTCCTGGTCGCCGAGAAGTTGGTCATGGCGCTTTAGCGGAAAAAGCCGTAGTGCCTTTGTTGCCCAGTAAAGAAGAATTTCCTTACACTATTCGTGTAGTAAGTGAAACTTTATCTTCTAACGGTTCTTCTTCTATGGCTTCGGCTTGTGCTTCCAGTTTAGCGCTTTTTGATGCCGGTGTGCCTCTTAAAAAGGCGGTAGCCGGTATTGCTATGGGCTTGGCTTCAGTACCAGACATGAGTCGTTGGGAAGTTTTAACTGACCTCCAAGATCTTGAGGATGGACAGGGAGGTATGGATTTTAAGATTACAGGTACTCAAGATGGTATAACCGCTATTCAGTTGGATACTAAGACGATTGGTTTGGATATGGAGATTGTTAAAAAAACTTTAATCCAAGGTCGTGAGGCCAGACTAAAGATTCTTGAAGTAATGAACGCGGCTATTGATAAACCTCGCGCGGAACTTTCTAAATACGCTCCGAGAATTGTTAGTATGCAAATTCATCCGGATAAGATCAGAGAGGTTATTGGTTCTGGTGGTAAGGTGATTAATGAAATTATTGATGTTTGCGGTGTTTCTATTGATATAGAAGATTCTGGTTTAGTGATGGTTTGTGGTACTGATTCAGAGGGAGTGAAAAAAGCTCTTGATTGGATCAATAATATTGTTCGCGATCTTAGCGTTGGAGAAGTCTTTACCGGTAAGGTAGTGAGAATGCTTGACTTTGGAGCTTTTGTAGAGGTTTTACCGGGTAGAGACGGCATGGTGCATGTTTCTGAAATGGCACCTTATAGAGTTTCAAGACCATCGGATTTTCTTGAACTCGGAGACGCTGTTACTGTTAAAATTAAAGAAATAGATGAACAAGGTAGGGTTAATTTAACCATGAAAGGACTTGAAGAAAATAATTCTCTTTGGACAGAAGAAAAGGGTAAACAAGAAGGTAATGAGTCTTTTGATAGAAACTCTTCTCGGCCATCGCACCGTAATGGACCGCGCCGACCGAGATTCTAA
- a CDS encoding AI-2E family transporter — protein sequence MKNEQRPAATRITITTGSLLRIIGVVALAYIVFLIKDILALLFVSIILASAMNPWVDWITDKGIPRVLSVVIIYIVGLSLVSGFLWLSIPPVIEQSTQLATDFPVYLETISGYAESLKEFSDSHIWFNNVAEGISSIFTNLPAGENILSSIFGFFGGVLSFFIIIVITFYMMVEQNSIKKLIWSLTPAKHQTYAMDVLRRMQHKMGLWFRGQLVLCFAIFLLTYISLSILGVKYAFILALIAGLTELIPYLGPVIGAVPAVLIALTQSPALALGVIIVYLIIQQVENAFLVPKIMQKAVGLNPIASIVVIMIGFSIGGILGALLAIPAATAGTVILEDIFNKKHALSMSAMED from the coding sequence ATGAAAAACGAACAAAGACCGGCAGCTACTCGTATTACCATTACTACCGGTAGTCTTTTGCGGATTATCGGGGTTGTAGCTTTAGCTTATATTGTCTTTCTAATTAAGGATATTTTAGCTCTCTTGTTTGTTTCAATTATTTTAGCCAGTGCCATGAATCCTTGGGTGGATTGGATTACGGATAAGGGTATTCCTAGAGTTTTATCGGTTGTAATAATTTATATTGTTGGTTTAAGTTTGGTTTCAGGTTTTCTTTGGCTCTCTATTCCGCCAGTTATTGAACAGTCTACTCAATTGGCTACTGACTTTCCTGTTTATTTGGAGACAATAAGTGGTTATGCGGAAAGCTTAAAAGAATTTTCGGATAGCCATATTTGGTTTAATAATGTGGCTGAAGGTATTAGCTCTATTTTTACTAACCTACCGGCTGGAGAAAATATTTTGTCTTCAATCTTTGGTTTTTTCGGAGGAGTACTTTCTTTCTTTATTATAATAGTGATCACTTTTTATATGATGGTGGAACAAAACTCCATTAAGAAATTAATTTGGTCACTAACACCAGCTAAGCACCAAACCTATGCCATGGATGTTCTAAGAAGAATGCAACATAAAATGGGACTTTGGTTTAGAGGACAATTAGTCTTATGTTTTGCTATTTTTCTTTTAACTTATATAAGCTTATCTATTTTAGGGGTTAAATATGCTTTCATTTTAGCTTTGATCGCTGGACTAACCGAACTTATCCCTTATCTTGGACCAGTGATCGGGGCAGTACCAGCGGTTTTAATCGCCCTTACTCAATCTCCTGCTTTGGCTTTGGGGGTAATAATTGTTTACCTTATTATTCAACAGGTAGAAAACGCGTTTTTGGTGCCTAAAATTATGCAAAAAGCGGTTGGTCTTAACCCAATAGCCAGTATAGTGGTAATTATGATAGGTTTCTCCATTGGGGGAATCTTAGGGGCTCTTTTAGCCATTCCGGCCGCTACTGCCGGTACGGTTATTTTAGAAGACATATTTAATAAAAAACACGCTTTAAGCATGTCCGCCATGGAGGACTAA
- the pth gene encoding aminoacyl-tRNA hydrolase yields MNLIIGLGNPGQKYEKTRHNIGFMALDRIALENSLEWEKDNKLKAQIAMGEGYLLVKPLTFMNNSGETARALVKKYNLIPRNWLGLKKDFNLEDNLIVIHDELDLPLGKIKTSSNSSSAGHRGVQSIIDHLKTKKFKRIRIGISSEQRALVPTDKFVLQRFTPEEEQAIKTLLDPLIDTIKS; encoded by the coding sequence ATGAACCTAATCATCGGCCTCGGCAACCCCGGGCAAAAATATGAAAAAACCAGGCACAATATCGGCTTTATGGCGCTTGATAGAATAGCGTTGGAAAATAGTCTGGAATGGGAAAAAGATAACAAGCTCAAAGCACAAATCGCTATGGGAGAGGGTTATCTTTTGGTTAAACCCCTAACCTTTATGAATAATTCAGGAGAAACAGCTAGGGCTTTAGTAAAAAAGTATAACCTCATACCCCGTAACTGGCTTGGACTAAAAAAAGATTTTAACCTAGAAGATAATCTAATTGTTATTCATGACGAGTTGGATCTACCTCTTGGTAAAATAAAAACCTCAAGTAACAGCTCCAGTGCTGGTCATCGCGGGGTACAATCAATCATTGATCATCTTAAAACCAAAAAATTTAAAAGAATAAGAATAGGTATATCCTCAGAGCAAAGAGCACTTGTGCCAACCGATAAATTCGTCTTACAAAGATTTACCCCAGAAGAAGAACAAGCCATAAAGACCCTACTTGATCCCCTAATTGATACAATAAAGTCTTAG
- a CDS encoding LCP family protein — protein sequence MDHNHNLLNNIEKPQQRRKKSIFKRIRKIFVSFLILLVVLYAFFYFKQLFFGSNEEGGTSWIDRIPLIGQVKHLAESSDRPLKGEERDRINILLLGIGGAQHDGGLLTDTIMVASLKPSTNQVSMLSIPRDLVVRVEGSSDYRKINSVHSLAEQRDKGSGGLAVSQTVSRLLDEPIDYYVRIDFDGFEKIIDQIGGVSVYVENTLDDYSYPIRGREDNPDYYSRFEHLHIPQGWQEMDGSLALKYARSRHGLRGEGSDFARARRQQNIMVAAKEKIFSAETLLNPKQITALVGHVENHLSTNLKLWEMTKLWNISKKIDRENITQKVLDNSRAGLLEDARGLNGAYILTPRSGDYSEIQYLFKNIFGETSIGANISMPKDKIKLTIFNGTWVNGLGSRTALDLEQKNSPITVVEVGNSSRKNFERSVIYDLTYGAKREHLEYLKEKTGANIAPTLPEWLKNDLADSGSPANQPDFILILGTDADKTGSGTDNRN from the coding sequence ATGGATCATAACCACAATTTGCTTAATAATATTGAAAAACCCCAACAACGTCGTAAGAAGTCTATTTTTAAAAGAATTAGAAAAATATTCGTAAGTTTTTTAATTCTTTTAGTTGTTCTTTATGCCTTTTTCTACTTTAAACAACTCTTCTTTGGTAGTAATGAAGAAGGTGGTACCTCTTGGATCGATCGTATTCCCCTTATCGGGCAAGTTAAACATTTAGCAGAGAGCTCAGACAGACCCCTAAAAGGCGAAGAAAGAGACAGAATCAATATTCTTCTTTTAGGTATTGGCGGCGCCCAACATGACGGAGGTCTTTTAACGGATACTATTATGGTAGCCAGCTTAAAACCATCCACCAACCAAGTTTCCATGCTTTCTATCCCCAGAGATCTGGTAGTCCGTGTTGAAGGTTCTTCCGATTACCGTAAGATAAACAGTGTTCATTCTTTAGCTGAACAAAGAGATAAGGGCAGTGGAGGCTTAGCTGTTAGTCAAACTGTTAGCCGCCTACTTGATGAACCAATTGATTACTATGTTAGAATAGATTTCGATGGCTTTGAGAAAATTATAGACCAAATTGGAGGTGTTAGTGTTTATGTGGAAAATACACTAGATGACTATAGTTACCCAATCAGAGGACGCGAAGATAATCCGGATTATTACAGTCGTTTTGAACATTTGCATATACCCCAAGGCTGGCAAGAAATGGACGGTAGTCTAGCTCTTAAATACGCCCGTTCCAGACACGGTCTGCGCGGTGAAGGCTCGGATTTTGCCAGAGCCAGAAGACAACAAAATATCATGGTAGCTGCTAAAGAAAAGATCTTTTCAGCTGAGACTCTTTTAAATCCCAAACAAATAACCGCCTTGGTTGGCCATGTTGAAAATCATCTATCCACTAACCTTAAACTTTGGGAAATGACCAAGCTTTGGAATATTAGCAAAAAGATAGATAGAGAAAATATTACCCAAAAAGTTTTAGATAACAGCCGAGCCGGATTATTGGAAGACGCCAGAGGCCTTAATGGTGCCTATATCCTCACTCCCCGCTCCGGAGACTATTCGGAAATACAATATCTTTTTAAAAATATCTTTGGAGAAACAAGTATAGGGGCCAATATATCTATGCCTAAGGATAAGATAAAATTAACTATCTTTAATGGTACTTGGGTTAATGGTTTGGGTAGCCGGACCGCTCTTGATCTTGAACAAAAAAACAGCCCAATCACGGTAGTAGAGGTTGGTAACTCTAGTCGTAAGAATTTTGAACGTTCTGTTATTTATGATCTAACCTATGGAGCTAAAAGAGAACATCTTGAATACCTTAAAGAAAAAACCGGTGCTAATATAGCACCAACTCTACCAGAATGGCTTAAAAACGATTTAGCCGATTCCGGCTCACCGGCCAACCAGCCGGACTTTATCCTGATTCTAGGTACCGATGCAGATAAAACCGGTTCTGGAACGGACAATAGAAATTAA
- a CDS encoding hemolysin family protein has product MEILLIIILLALSGLFSGLTLGLMKLDTFELKRKMKLGDKEAKAVYAIRRHGNELLTALLLGNVAVNSFLAIFLGSLTSGLLATITATALIFLFGEIIPQAVIARYALAFGAKTVPLVKFLLLIFKPISKPIGWSLDKVLGEELQTIYSKEELLKIVAEHEDSSTSAIDRDEEKIVHGALSFSDKTAGDIMTPRTVVFMLEESTKIDKSTIETIKDHNFSRIPIFKETQDKIIGILYIKDLLGVRSGKIKKYTKLDYLKINEKTKLDKLKNRMIKARQHMAIVLDEFKGFAGVVTLEDILEEVIGSEILDESDEHADLREVAKKIIEE; this is encoded by the coding sequence ATGGAAATACTGCTTATAATAATTCTTCTTGCTCTTTCTGGTCTTTTTTCTGGACTTACTTTAGGATTAATGAAACTAGACACCTTTGAGCTTAAAAGAAAGATGAAACTGGGAGACAAAGAAGCTAAAGCTGTTTATGCTATTCGCCGACACGGCAACGAACTTTTAACAGCTTTACTTTTAGGTAATGTAGCAGTTAACTCCTTTCTGGCTATTTTTCTGGGTAGCCTTACTTCCGGACTTTTAGCTACCATTACAGCCACTGCCTTAATCTTTTTATTCGGGGAAATTATTCCCCAAGCTGTTATCGCCAGATACGCCCTGGCTTTTGGAGCTAAGACCGTACCGTTGGTAAAGTTTCTTTTATTAATCTTTAAACCAATATCTAAACCAATCGGCTGGAGCTTGGATAAAGTTCTAGGTGAAGAACTACAAACCATTTACAGCAAAGAAGAATTATTAAAAATAGTAGCTGAGCACGAAGACTCAAGTACCTCAGCAATAGATAGAGATGAAGAGAAGATCGTTCATGGAGCTCTATCTTTTTCAGATAAAACAGCCGGCGATATTATGACGCCTCGCACTGTGGTTTTTATGCTTGAGGAAAGTACTAAGATTGATAAATCAACTATTGAGACAATTAAGGATCATAACTTTTCCCGTATTCCGATTTTTAAAGAAACTCAAGATAAAATTATTGGCATTTTGTATATTAAAGATCTTTTGGGAGTAAGAAGTGGTAAAATAAAAAAATATACCAAATTAGACTATTTAAAGATCAATGAAAAGACTAAATTAGATAAACTGAAAAATCGTATGATAAAAGCCAGGCAACACATGGCCATTGTTTTGGATGAGTTTAAAGGCTTTGCCGGCGTAGTAACTCTGGAAGATATCCTAGAAGAAGTAATTGGTTCAGAGATACTTGATGAAAGCGATGAGCATGCAGACTTAAGAGAAGTAGCTAAAAAAATTATTGAGGAGTAG